In the genome of Aequorivita sp. H23M31, the window AAGAGAGTTGCGAATTTTTCATATTTCATAGTTATTACCTTTCAGGATTTTCAAAAGACAACCTTTTGACCCCGGAACCTACTGATGCGGAGCTGGAAAGAGTTCGTATTAAATCAGAACGGAATATGTCGAAACTAAAGGTGCAAATGAAAAGTTTTGAAGAAAACCCCCATCACTCGTTCCAATATATGGATGTGTTCGGTTCTTTTTATGATGTAATGGAAGAGACCGTAAAAAAAGAAAGTATCGAATTCGTCATTATGGGAACCCAAGGTGAATCTGATAAGAAAACCGTGGTTTTGGGAAGTAATGCCGTTAATGTTATGGAAAGGATAAGAACCTGTCCGGTAATGGCAATTCCTGCTACTGTTGCCTTTTCAAAACCGAATGAAATAGTTTTCCCAACTAGTTTTTTAACCGATTATAAAGAAACAGAATTGGATGTATTAAGAGAGATTTCACGTCTTACCGATGCTCCAATTCGAATTTTGCACGTTCAGAAGGACAAAAAATTGTCTAAGACGCAAATGAAGAATAAAGCT includes:
- a CDS encoding universal stress protein — translated: MKKRILIPTDYSTNAFNAIKYALELYKEESCEFFIFHSYYLSGFSKDNLLTPEPTDAELERVRIKSERNMSKLKVQMKSFEENPHHSFQYMDVFGSFYDVMEETVKKESIEFVIMGTQGESDKKTVVLGSNAVNVMERIRTCPVMAIPATVAFSKPNEIVFPTSFLTDYKETELDVLREISRLTDAPIRILHVQKDKKLSKTQMKNKALLESILGSVPHTYHTLYDLEIKDGVRSFVQSRESDMIAFINRKHNFFGSIFSNPMVKELGKYSNVPLLAVHDVKK